A single window of Jeotgalibacillus haloalkalitolerans DNA harbors:
- the mutS gene encoding DNA mismatch repair protein MutS: MTKYTPMMQQYLRIKAEVPDAFLFFRLGDFYEMFFDDALKASKELEITLTARGGNKEDKIPMCGVPYHSAAAYIEKLVDRGYKVALCEQTEDPKHAKGVVKREIVQMITPGTAVDAVNEKENHFLGSAVKLAGGRYSIAYLDLSTGESKASVVDSEELLLQEVSLIRAKELILTASVDEELIRKFKDRGITAISKVNSETLSFDESLLSLLEGSDVKQGISLLLHYTADTQKRSLDHLQKTEQYEVSSYLQIDPNSKRNLELTENNRSGSKKGSLVWLLDETVTAMGSRQLKSWIERPLINQIQINERLGLVESLKHYFFERESLRELLQNVYDLERLAGRVAFGSISPRDLVQLKKSLQQVPFIKEKLNEIPDKGLMKRSDSMDACADVAELLDASIDDQAPITIKDGNFIKDGYSEELDQYKDASRNGKKWIAELEQKERSLTGIKSLKIGYNRIFGYYIEVTKANLSSLNDDRYERRQTLANAERYITPELKEKETLILEAEEKSVELEHQIFQVIKEQVKNEIPRIQKLAKDISEIDVLQAFAYISEKRHYVKPVFSEQKTLNIKEGRHPVIEKVMDLNEYVPNSCKMDADRSMLLITGPNMSGKSTYMRQVALISVMAQMGCFVPAEYAELPIFDRIFTRIGAADDLVSGQSTFMVEMLEAKHALEHATENSLILFDEIGRGTSTYDGMSLAQAIIEYVHDSIQAKTLFSTHYHELVELSSKLKRLKNIHVAAAEQDGRVIFLHKVKEGPADKSYGIHVAELAELPASLISRANELLSLFEAEKETGAESRQQMTLFDLPEKPEPAENKVLKEIQKINVLEMTPMEAMNELYRLQKRAGKMLTKS, from the coding sequence TTGACGAAGTATACACCAATGATGCAACAGTACTTAAGAATTAAAGCAGAAGTGCCGGACGCTTTTCTGTTTTTCAGACTCGGTGATTTTTACGAAATGTTTTTTGATGACGCATTAAAAGCATCAAAAGAATTAGAAATCACATTAACTGCCCGCGGTGGTAATAAGGAAGATAAAATTCCGATGTGTGGTGTTCCCTATCATTCTGCCGCTGCATACATAGAAAAACTGGTGGACCGGGGCTATAAGGTAGCTTTATGTGAGCAGACAGAAGACCCGAAACATGCAAAAGGGGTCGTGAAGAGGGAAATTGTTCAGATGATCACGCCCGGTACTGCTGTTGATGCTGTGAATGAAAAAGAAAATCATTTTCTTGGTTCTGCTGTGAAACTTGCAGGCGGCAGGTACAGTATTGCTTATCTGGATTTATCTACCGGAGAATCAAAAGCGTCAGTAGTTGACAGTGAGGAACTATTGTTACAGGAAGTTTCACTGATCAGAGCAAAAGAGCTGATCCTGACTGCTTCTGTGGATGAAGAGCTGATCAGAAAATTTAAAGACAGAGGGATTACTGCGATATCAAAGGTTAATTCAGAAACATTGTCTTTTGATGAATCTTTGCTTTCTTTACTGGAAGGGTCTGATGTAAAACAAGGTATAAGCCTCCTGCTGCATTATACGGCAGATACGCAGAAAAGGTCACTTGATCACTTGCAGAAAACGGAGCAGTATGAAGTAAGTTCCTATCTGCAGATTGATCCGAATTCAAAACGAAATCTTGAATTAACTGAAAATAACCGGAGTGGATCAAAGAAAGGGTCCCTTGTCTGGCTGCTTGATGAGACGGTCACAGCAATGGGCAGCAGACAGCTTAAATCCTGGATTGAGCGCCCGCTTATTAATCAGATACAAATTAATGAACGCCTTGGCTTGGTTGAAAGTCTTAAGCATTATTTTTTCGAGAGAGAATCTTTGCGGGAGCTGCTGCAAAATGTTTATGATCTGGAGCGTCTGGCCGGCAGGGTTGCGTTTGGGTCAATCAGCCCGAGAGATCTTGTGCAATTAAAAAAATCTCTTCAGCAGGTTCCTTTCATTAAGGAAAAGCTGAACGAAATTCCTGATAAAGGGTTAATGAAGAGATCAGATTCAATGGATGCCTGTGCTGATGTAGCAGAACTGCTGGATGCTTCAATTGATGATCAGGCGCCGATTACAATTAAAGACGGAAACTTTATAAAGGATGGCTACTCAGAAGAACTTGATCAGTATAAAGATGCCAGCCGCAACGGGAAAAAGTGGATTGCTGAACTGGAGCAGAAGGAAAGATCACTGACCGGTATTAAATCATTGAAAATCGGATACAACCGCATATTCGGCTATTACATCGAAGTGACAAAAGCAAATCTTTCTTCTTTAAATGACGACCGTTATGAAAGACGCCAGACGCTTGCGAATGCAGAGCGGTATATTACACCGGAGCTGAAAGAAAAAGAAACACTCATCCTTGAAGCGGAAGAGAAATCCGTTGAGCTTGAACATCAGATTTTTCAGGTAATAAAAGAACAGGTAAAAAATGAAATTCCTCGCATTCAGAAGCTTGCTAAAGATATCAGTGAAATCGACGTACTGCAGGCATTTGCCTATATCAGTGAAAAGAGACATTATGTGAAGCCGGTCTTTTCTGAGCAAAAGACTTTAAATATAAAAGAAGGCAGGCACCCTGTTATTGAAAAAGTGATGGATTTAAATGAATATGTCCCGAATTCATGCAAAATGGATGCTGACCGTTCGATGCTCCTGATCACCGGTCCGAATATGTCAGGTAAGAGTACGTATATGAGGCAAGTCGCTTTAATATCTGTAATGGCGCAAATGGGATGCTTTGTTCCGGCAGAATATGCAGAGCTACCTATATTTGATCGGATTTTTACAAGAATCGGCGCAGCAGATGATCTGGTAAGCGGACAGAGTACCTTTATGGTAGAAATGCTTGAGGCAAAACATGCACTTGAGCATGCAACCGAAAACAGTCTCATTCTGTTTGATGAAATTGGCAGGGGAACTTCAACCTACGATGGGATGTCACTGGCGCAGGCGATTATTGAATATGTGCATGATTCAATTCAGGCAAAAACCCTTTTTTCCACTCACTACCATGAACTGGTGGAATTATCATCTAAGTTAAAGCGACTGAAAAATATTCATGTTGCAGCTGCTGAACAGGATGGAAGAGTGATCTTTCTGCACAAAGTTAAGGAAGGGCCGGCTGATAAAAGTTATGGTATTCACGTGGCTGAACTTGCAGAGTTACCTGCCTCACTGATCAGCAGGGCAAATGAATTACTCTCTTTATTTGAAGCGGAAAAAGAAACGGGTGCTGAATCCAGACAGCAGATGACGCTGTTTGATCTTCCTGAAAAACCGGAGCCTGCTGAAAATAAAGTGCTGAAAGAGATACAGAAAATCAATGTGCTTGAAATGACGCCGATGGAAGCGATGAATGAACTGTACAGGCTTCAGAAAAGAGCCGGTAAAATGTTAACGAAATCTTAG
- the mutL gene encoding DNA mismatch repair endonuclease MutL — MGNIQQLDEFLANKIAAGEVVERPASVVKELMENAIDAHSTIIEIDIVEAGLTSIRIKDNGDGILEEDLLTAFSRHATSKIKNEHDLFRIKTLGFRGEALPSIASVSKVEITSSTGEQGTKAVIHGGKLMDQVAASARKGTDIRVEELFYNTPARLKYMKTINTELGNITDIVNRLALSHPEISIRLIHNGRTLLHTNGQGDIRQVLSAIYGIQTVKKMLPFEGESLDFKISGWAALPEVTRASKSYISVLVNGRYIKNYGITQAVLEGYRTLLPIGRFPVILLSVEMDPILVDVNVHPSKQEVRFSKEKELQQVIADTIKKTFRKETLIPSGVEEKKEPKKYSEQTSFQWGTANEHHPEKDDFSVERVPDKEEMHHEIEPAPSDNLTPELNKENIKVHPVVEDVRRHEQPEKRMPELSVIGQAHGTYIICQSEDGLYMIDQHAAQERIKYEYFREKLAHDTGDIQDLLVPITFDFSNDQFLIVKENLHLLEQSGVIAEEFGINSLIVRSHPAWFPSGEESEIIDEMIEQLLREKKIDRYKLREEMAIMMSCKRSIKANHYLKKEDMEHLINELSCCTDPFTCPHGRPVIIHFSTYEMEKMFKRVM; from the coding sequence ATGGGAAATATTCAGCAGCTTGATGAATTTTTAGCGAATAAAATTGCTGCAGGAGAAGTAGTCGAGAGGCCGGCTTCAGTTGTAAAAGAGCTGATGGAAAATGCCATTGATGCCCATTCTACTATTATAGAAATCGATATCGTTGAAGCGGGTTTAACGAGTATCAGAATAAAGGATAATGGGGATGGCATATTAGAAGAAGATCTCCTTACTGCGTTTTCAAGGCATGCTACTAGTAAAATTAAAAATGAGCATGATCTTTTCAGAATCAAAACGCTGGGCTTCAGGGGTGAAGCTTTACCGAGTATCGCTTCTGTCTCTAAGGTGGAAATCACATCATCAACCGGTGAGCAGGGTACGAAAGCGGTGATACATGGCGGTAAGCTGATGGATCAGGTCGCAGCCTCTGCGAGAAAAGGTACTGATATCCGGGTCGAAGAGCTGTTTTATAATACCCCTGCAAGACTTAAATATATGAAAACGATTAATACAGAGCTTGGAAATATAACCGATATTGTTAATCGGCTTGCGCTCTCTCATCCTGAAATTTCAATCAGGCTGATTCATAATGGACGGACGCTTCTTCATACAAATGGGCAGGGGGACATCCGGCAGGTTTTGTCTGCTATATATGGTATTCAGACTGTTAAGAAGATGCTTCCGTTTGAGGGGGAATCGCTCGATTTTAAAATATCGGGATGGGCGGCGCTGCCGGAGGTTACACGCGCCTCTAAAAGTTATATATCTGTGCTTGTAAATGGACGGTATATAAAAAACTACGGAATTACGCAGGCGGTACTTGAAGGCTACCGCACGCTGCTTCCGATTGGCCGGTTCCCTGTCATTTTATTATCGGTGGAAATGGACCCGATTCTTGTGGATGTAAATGTTCATCCATCCAAGCAGGAGGTCAGGTTCAGTAAAGAAAAAGAGCTGCAGCAGGTGATTGCAGATACAATAAAAAAGACCTTCAGAAAAGAAACGTTGATTCCAAGCGGTGTTGAAGAAAAGAAAGAGCCGAAAAAATATAGTGAACAGACTTCATTTCAGTGGGGAACGGCAAATGAGCACCATCCGGAGAAGGATGACTTCAGTGTGGAGCGGGTTCCTGATAAAGAAGAAATGCATCATGAAATCGAACCTGCGCCTTCAGATAATCTGACCCCTGAACTAAATAAAGAAAATATAAAAGTTCACCCTGTTGTTGAAGATGTCAGACGGCATGAACAGCCGGAAAAGAGGATGCCTGAGCTTTCCGTGATCGGGCAGGCCCATGGTACTTATATCATCTGCCAGAGTGAAGATGGCTTATATATGATCGATCAGCACGCTGCGCAGGAAAGAATTAAATATGAGTATTTTAGGGAAAAGCTTGCGCATGACACGGGTGATATTCAGGATCTTCTTGTACCCATAACGTTTGATTTTTCAAATGATCAATTTCTGATTGTTAAAGAAAATCTTCACCTGCTTGAACAATCTGGTGTCATCGCTGAAGAATTCGGTATAAACAGTTTAATTGTCAGATCTCATCCGGCCTGGTTTCCGTCCGGTGAGGAAAGTGAGATTATTGATGAAATGATTGAGCAGCTGCTGAGAGAGAAGAAAATAGACCGGTATAAGCTCAGAGAAGAAATGGCCATTATGATGAGCTGTAAAAGGTCGATTAAAGCGAATCACTATTTAAAAAAAGAAGATATGGAACATTTAATTAACGAATTATCCTGCTGTACAGATCCCTTTACTTGCCCGCATGGCAGACCGGTCATCATTCATTTTTCAACTTATGAAATGGAAAAAATGTTTAAAAGAGTGATGTAA